The window AACTCAGTTGAGAATGGTTTGTGATTCAGATTCAGAAGAGCTCTCGTTGGAAGAAAAGCTGGCTTTCATGCATGAAACTAGACATGCTTTTGGGAGAACTGCCTTGCTCTTGAGTGGGGGCGCTTCTCTTGGGTCTTTCCATGTTGGTGTGGTTAAAACGTTGGTCGAACATAAGCTTTTGCCGAGAATAATTGCTGGTTCCAGTGTAGGATCCATTATGTGTTCTGTTGTTGCCACTAGGTCTTGGCCTGAGCTCCAGAGCTTTTTTGAGGATTCTTGGCACTCATTGCAGTTTTTTGATCAGATGGGTGGGATTTTTACAGTTGTCAAGAGGGTCATGACACGTGGGGCAGTTCATGAGATCAGGCAGTTACAAATGATGCTAAGGCATCTAACGAGTAACCTGACGTTTCAAGAAGCTTATGACATGACAGGTCGAATTCTTGGGATAACTGTTTGCTCGCCGAGGAAGCATGAGCCACCTAGATGCCTTAATTACTTGACTtcgacctagtttgggagtgaggtgcttaaaaaaaaagcacccatgaaaaaaagctgtgagggttttaggtgtttggtaaactgaaaaaaagggcttattttggaagctgctgtgagaataagctgaaatcaaaggaaaaagcttaagctgctatttgtagctttggaaaactggttttttttcaaagcacacggagctacagtgcttctttaatgaaaataccTACTATTAGactacttttttttccaaaagcacttttacaaaaaagtttaccaaacactatgctgatttatttcacagccgcttattctcacagtacagccgcttattctcacagcaactttttttcaaagcacagctataccaaaccagcccttcaCCTCATGTTGTCATATGGAGTGCAGTGACAGCTTCTTGTGCTTTTCCTGGCCTTTTTGAGGCTCAGGAACTAATGGCAAAGGATAGAAGTGGAGAGATTGTTCCATATCATCCTCCTTTTAATTTGGGTCCAGAGGAAGGGTCGATGCCAGTGCGTAGGTGGAGGGATGGTAGCTTGGAGATAGATTTACCTATGATGCAACTGAAAGAACTGTTCAACGTTAATCATTTTATTGTCAGTCAGGCAAATCCTCATATTGCACCATTGTTGAGGCTAAAGGAATTTGTGAGAGCTTGTGGAGGAAACTTTGCTGCTAAGGTATTGTTTGATGGACCTCAATTCAGATCCTTTTGACATTTAtgattttatccaattttttttgcttctctcgctgtcttttttttttttttttttgataattaGGAATATGAAATGGCTTATGCTTGTCAACATGCAATGAAATGTTGTACGATCATCTAGCACTAAAGGTATCCTCAGTAGCAAgccgaaaaaaaaaaggtaatccTCAGTTGGGATAACAGCTGATGCAAAAACCCTGGATGCGTCACCAAGATGTGGTTAGATTTGTACTGGCTTAAGAATTATTTGTTTTGAACTAAGCTTCAGGCCACATCTTTACGGACTTGTCCGATGGCTTTGCAAAAAGCATTCTTGATCAATTGAATTAGTCTGTCATCTTGGTTAATTAGCAAGCACCTTATTGACAGTGTAGGAACATTAAGCTAGAATTTCTTATCATTTGTGCATTGGTTGTAATATATTCTTTGGATTCTTTTCAGTCTGTTACATGATTTTGTTACGTTGACATTCTGATGAGATGAATATTAATCCATTTTAGTATTTAACTATGTAGCTTGCTCATCTTGCTGAAATGGAGGTGAAGCATAGATGTAATCAGATCCTGGAACTTGGTTTTCCATTAGGTGGACTTGCCAAGCTGTTCGCTCAAGATTGGGAGGGTGACGTTACTGTTGTTATGCCAGCTACACTTGCTCAGGTACGCGGAGAAAATAATGATTATGATGGTCAGAGTATCGGCTAGGCATTAACTACTGAATTAGGTGCTCGTTGTTTCCATGGAACCATACTTAAAGTTCTTTCTAAAACTTCCGTTGAAGTATTTGATAACTAAATTGAAGATTGATCACAGTCAACTTTACCAAATTTTGTTAGGGACTATTTTGAAGATATCTTTCTATTTTCTTTAATCATCTGGATCATTTTTAATAATCCTTGATGGAGACTAACTAGCGTTTTGTTTTTCTGACATATTTaccagtactctaaaattatacaAAACCCAACACATATTGAGCTTCAAAAGGCAGCCAACCAAGGTAGAAGGTGCACTTGGGAGAAGCTCTCGGCCATAAAAGCAAACTGTGGCATTGAGCTTGCTCTTGATGAGTGTGTTGTAATTCTCAACCACATGCGTAGACTCAAAAGGAGTGCAGAAAGAGCTgcggcttcttcttcttctcatgGCCTAGCTAGTACAAACAAATTCAGTGCATCCAGAAGAATTCCGTCTTGGAATTGCATTGCTCGAGAGAATTCAAGTGGTTCCCTTGAAGAAGACCTCATTGGAGATGGTGGTTCCTCATTTCATCATGGTGTTGGCGCATCTACCAGTGGAGTTCATTCTGGTAAAAGCTTTCAAACCCACCGTAATATACATGATGGAAGTGACAGTGAATGCGAGAGCATTGATTTTAATTCCTGGACAAGATCTGGTGGACCCTTGATGAGGACAACATCAGCAAATAAACTCATCGACTTTGTCCAAGATTTGGACATTGATGCTGAATTGAACAGAAGTGTGCTGACTAATCCTAACTCAATGACGCTTCAGATGGGAGGCAATAATCATTACTATCAAAGCCCGAGAGATACAACACCTGAAAGAAGTCCTGAAAGCATAAAATTTGGTAAGAGGGAGTTTGGAAGCATGGTTTCAGCAAATGGTTCTAGCATCACGGTGACTGAAGGTGATCTGTTGCAGCCTGAAAGGATACATAATGGGATTGTATTTAATGTTGTGAAGAAAGAAACATTGTCAAGTAGGAGTAGTAATGACGGGGAAAATTACGGGAGTGAAGAAGCTGAATGTGTGCAACTTGACGTTCTGGAAAATGACATGGACGCTAGGTCTGCATATGAAGATGATGATGCCGATATCACTTCCGCAGCCTTCTTAAATGAAACGGAACCCGATTGCCTGTCAACGGATCAACCTAAGGAAGAAGATTGTAATCATCAGAGCACTGTGGATGGCTAATTTGAAGGTACGTTCTGCTTACGTATTTTATTCGACAATTCGATCCAAAATAAATAATGTAGTTGCTTGAAGCTTACGTTTCAGCGTTGCACTCATTTGCTTCTGCAGTAATTAGTAAAAGAAATTGATCTTGAGCTCTGCATACATGTAGCCCATGACTCTGTAAATTACTTGCTTACACAAGTTTGTACACGATTGTGATTCATATGGATCAATGAATGAAAAAAGGAATACTCTCTGTGCaataggaagttatagaaataTTCTCATGGTCGCTCATCCGTAGATTTAATATCAATATTAGgtctggcaaacgggtcgtgtctgttgtgttcgtgtcattttcgtgtaacaattgttatcttaacgggtcgtgtcgtgtcacacctgttatcttaacaggttgggtcactttacccaacagtTAAAATgccccgacccgttatgacccgttaaaaattttttttttcctaaatttGCACaaaccacacattgccacataaatattacttcagaatattaaaacacatttgtcgtttaattACTACAtttacactcgaaaataagagcctaataaaaaaaaacattcatacgCTACTAgtttattacaaaatattaaatgtgcaaggatatgcaaaatgaaggagtttttgttttcaaggttgtgaagcctttctcaaaagtttaaaccttgccaatggaactcaaagtttgcatgttattccttttacaaaatcctcaattttcatcgatcatcatggggaaattgtattggaactttCGCTTGATCATCATGgggaaattttttgtttataaccgttgaaaagttttgtctcgttacttgatctttgaatgcttgttttttacaatttttggtgtatgcaatctcgaagcatatacaaacaagtttgacggttggatcgttgaaattagtttcgtagaatgaatatcccatcaaaatgatagatccactaacacttggagtttatttatactttcattaagtataatataaaattttgtggtatctacttgtgtaaatattttaaattgaagatcgaattcattcattgtattcatatagggtcaaggagtgtagctgtaaaaaatcatcaaaatcggagttaaaataaccgttaaattgtgcttttttgtttataaccgtaaaaaagttttgtcccgttacttgatctttgaatgcttgttttttgcgatttttgacgtatgcgatctcgaagcatatacaaacaagtttgacggttgaatcgttgaaattagttttgtagaatgaatatcccatcaaaatgatagattcactaacacttggagtttatttatactttcatgaagtataacataagattttgtggtatccacttgtgtaaatattttaaattgaaaatcgaattcattcattgtattcatatagggtcaagaagtgtagctgtaaaaaatcatcaaaatcggagttaaaataaccgttaaattgtgatttttcctttataaccatcgaaaagttttgtcccgttacttgatctctgaatgtttgtatttttgcgatttttgacgtatgcgatctcaaagtatatacaaacaagtttgacggttggatcgttgaaattagtttcagagaattcgtatcccatcaagttcaatgatatatatgtatatacatatatttcttaagtagatttaaatttatttattttgtatgtataagtttataacacttgaaaaattaaatggtatgtatatttaagccgatcGAATGGTCACCAATTTATTTAACATATAGTTTTTAGGgctataaaattgttaaattaatatatatatatatatatatatatatatatataattattatagtattttttagggttataaaattataaaattaatattttgcatatcgtgtatcgtgttacccatgtgtatacctgaaccaacccgttatcttaacaggtgtttatcgggttacccgataacgacctaATTCGTTATTGTGTCGACCTGAACACTTGTTAATTTTGTGTCGTGTTGTGTTGGGTTATTGGGtagtgtcaggaattgccaagcATAATCAATATTTGGAAACAAATTGATGTGCGTTTAATGATTTATCTCAAATCttgatatcaaatcaaatggttgTAACCTTGAATCATGTCAAACCCCCTTAGTTAGAATGAGATTCCAACTCAACACGTTTCCTTTTGAGATTTTGAGAAGAGTTGCTCTTTGGAGAGCACGGTATGATGAAAGTTGTAAGTTGTGTTTAGGGAGGGAATTATTATCTATCGTTGGCTTGTATGGTAGAATCAGTCGGAGGCCTAAGAGACAGTAGTTTACCATGTAACAGATGTCAACGGTTCGAGTCCGCTTATCTTTATCTCGCGAATTAGCCGATACCAAGCTATATGATATCATCCAATAACGTTCATGTGAGCAAAAGTTAAGAAACTTGATTGTGGATGGATGATGTCGCATGGAATTTCTTGTCACACCACTTGTGATAAAATATTGCACAACTTTGTCATCCCTAAAACGTATTTCATGTGTTAcacttatttaattttaattatatatctAAATTTAGGCACCAAGGCTTGTCTTGTCCCAAAGGTGAagataaatttatataaaaataacaaaaactatAACAAGATAAATTCATAAAAagaagggaattttaacgaaaaacacctggtactgttcactttaacgaaaaaccatattttaacactaaaaagtcaatcttggtactattcactttaccatttattttgtccttatcattaaaactcaaagttttcaagcctttttcattagttttccttaaaaagaaGCGCTCaagataatatatataaaagaaagcaataaaatcaCATAGCTTTTGATATTAGCGGTTGAAGCTTTGATTTTAAGAAAGGTGAGCGAAGGTAATGTTACTTCTTCTCGTGGAAACGCTTGAAATgatccttctttctttttcttttggttacaAAAAGTCTAGCGAGATTAGATAGTCTCACCATAATGTATATCCACAATTTTGATTCGGAAGGACTTACACATGATAACTAACTGTCAACTAccatgaatataaatttaagtatgAATTTACAGATCGTGCACTAACGAAAACAACTGCTAGCAACGAAAATTAATAGTAGCACCAACGAGAACCGTTAACAATGAGAAAGCAATGAAATCCTTTAGCTGCTAAAATATTAATCTTTGACAAACTAATTGAGTTGTCGTAGGTGCCTCATCTTTTCCTTTCTTGCTTTTATAATGTGTCCAAAGAGGACCGACTTCTTTTCTGGTTCTGCTGCTTCATAATCATAATGAAGAGAGAGGACTTCTTTTCCTAAAAAGGAGAGAGTGGGACTAATGGGTTCCAATTTTCACACGCATAAACATGACATTCAATACCAACGGGGACACCCCTTTTCAAGGTATGAAAGTTCTAGAACCTGAATTGGGATTCCACTTGTAATTATGTATATATCACATACTTAAAAGTATTAAACATTTTAGCATTCTTGGAATATTTTATTGTGTTTCGAGCATTGCAAAGTCTTTTCTTCTTTAGATGTGGATTTCATACTACGAAGAAGTTgaagtttcaccataaaactaataGAAAATATGAATAGTAACTCGACTGAACTCACACAAGGAGCTTTCTTACCTAATGGCGTTACAGGACGTCGACATTGGCTAGTGAGGAGATTAGGCGGCAATTAAAAGAGATGCTTGAAAAGGTTATGGTTGGCCCAATACATCCTCTTGTGCCTTGCCCCTTTCTCTAAAAGGGTCTTGGTGTCAAAGAAGGATCTAATTACACCACTTTGCCAAAGTAAGCAcatgtaaatattttttttttcttaatgtgaGATTCATACTTTTAGCAAAACAGCAATATAGAAAACATGCTAGAACTAGAAAAATCTCAAGCTATACATGGATTAGCTGGAAAAAATACACAGATTTTTTGGAACCATTCGTGATCGTGTATTGGAAGGCAGAGAAAAGTAGTGGATAGCAAAGAGTCAAACATCATCAGCTTCTTTTTCAATGAATGCAAAATGCAATTAAAATACAATATGCGTCGTGTGGATGGTGTCAGTGTGTAGTATGTGTGGGGGTTGGTCCAACATTGCCCACTGAGTTTGGGGAAATTAGGACGACGTGGGTTCAGTTGTCAAAAATATAAAGTACTCGCCGTCTCCCCCAAAGGCCAAAAGGTCGCATCACAGAGAAACTAGAATTGAATATCCAGTTGTGTGCTGTGCGC is drawn from Malus domestica chromosome 14, GDT2T_hap1 and contains these coding sequences:
- the LOC103415051 gene encoding triacylglycerol lipase SDP1-like, giving the protein MDISNEASVEPFPIGPSTIVGRTIAFRVLFCKSMSHLRHQIFRICLSLVYRFKNFLAPMFSWLHPRNPQGILAMVTIIAFLLKRYTNVKVKAEMAYRRKFWRNMMRTALTYEEWAHAARMLDKEAPKMNESDLYDEEVVRNKLQELHHRREEGSLRDIMFCMRADLVRNLGNMCNPELHKEKLHVPKLIKEYIHEVSTQLRMVCDSDSEELSLEEKLAFMHETRHAFGRTALLLSGGASLGSFHVGVVKTLVEHKLLPRIIAGSSVGSIMCSVVATRSWPELQSFFEDSWHSLQFFDQMGGIFTVVKRVMTRGAVHEIRQLQMMLRHLTSNLTFQEAYDMTGRILGITVCSPRKHEPPRCLNYLTSTYPSPHVVIWSAVTASCAFPGLFEAQELMAKDRSGEIVPYHPPFNLGPEEGSMPVRRWRDGSLEIDLPMMQLKELFNVNHFIVSQANPHIAPLLRLKEFVRACGGNFAAKLAHLAEMEVKHRCNQILELGFPLGGLAKLFAQDWEGDVTVVMPATLAQYSKIIQNPTHIELQKAANQGRRCTWEKLSAIKANCGIELALDECVVILNHMRRLKRSAERAAASSSSHGLASTNKFSASRRIPSWNCIARENSSGSLEEDLIGDGGSSFHHGVGASTSGVHSGKSFQTHRNIHDGSDSECESIDFNSWTRSGGPLMRTTSANKLIDFVQDLDIDAELNRSVLTNPNSMTLQMGGNNHYYQSPRDTTPERSPESIKFGKREFGSMVSANGSSITVTEGDLLQPERIHNGIVFNVVKKETLSSRSSNDGENYGSEEAECVQLDVLENDMDARSAYEDDDADITSAAFLNETEPDCLSTDQPKEEDCNHQSTVDG